The nucleotide window AACGAAATTCTTAAACTTCTGATTGAAAATGGAGCCGATTTGAGAGAAAAACATCCGGTATTCGGAAGGCTTACTTTACATACTGCCTGTTATTTCCAAAATGAAGAGGCAGCCGAAATTCTGTTAAAAGCTGATCCGAGTCTCGTAAATACTAAAAGCGGAACAGACGGTTGGACACCTTTACAGGACGCAACTTTAAGGTCAAATACAAGATTGGTAAAACTGCTTTTATCATACGGAGCAAATCCGATGATAAAAGACGATAACGGAGGAACTGCCATAGATATGGCTACTCAATTTGGAAAAGGAGAAATAGTAAAACTTTTAAGAGATAAAGTAAAAGAAATAAGAAAAGAAAATTATTAATATTGTGATTAAAAAAATTATATATAAGGAGAGCAATATGAAAAGATTGACAGGAATAGGAGCTTCCGAAGGAGTTTCTATAGGGAAAGTGTTACTTTTTATTGAGGAGGAAATGGTTATACCTCAAGAAAAATCCGA belongs to Pseudoleptotrichia goodfellowii and includes:
- a CDS encoding ankyrin repeat domain-containing protein, with the protein product MFLFVTVNIFSAKENTNNGKTIDFVEKFRLEQIIDEKLKFFFSAIRNHNNKYVKMLLNTEENRQAIKKRELKLTDEKNNKRVYGVDLELEVFPLYDEKEVLIDVNSRDRYGYTPIIVAIESGNNEILKLLIENGADLREKHPVFGRLTLHTACYFQNEEAAEILLKADPSLVNTKSGTDGWTPLQDATLRSNTRLVKLLLSYGANPMIKDDNGGTAIDMATQFGKGEIVKLLRDKVKEIRKENY